A window of Fibrobacter sp. UWB15 genomic DNA:
TTTCGCAAGCGCCTCTTCGCATTCCGCGGCGCTCACGTTCAGCGGCGGAAGCATACGCAGCACGTTACCCTTGGCAGAAAGCACCATGAGCTTTTCTGCGCGAGCGGCGGCGATGATGTTACCGACCGGCATGGATTCGTCGAGAGCCACGCCGAGAATCAGGCCTTCACCGCGGATTTCCTTGGCGAAGCTGTACTTTTCCACAAGGGCCGCCAAACCCGCCTTCAGCTGGGCGGAACGTTCGGCGACATTCTTCAACAGGCCCGGAATCTGCTTCACGACAGCGAGACCTGCGGCGCATGCAATCGGGTTACCGCCGAATGTAGTTCCGTGGTCGCCGGCCTTGAGCTGGTCGGCAATTTTCTGGCGCAGCAGCACCGCACCGAGCGGGAGACCGCCGCCGATTCCCTTAGCCAAAGAAACGAGGTCCGGATTCAGGCCGTACTTTTCGAAACCGAGGAAGGTTCCGAGACGGCCCACACCCGCCTGCACTTCGTCAACGATGACGAGGCAGCCGAATTCCTTCTGCAGGCTATTGATAGTCTGCACCATTTCGGCAGAGAGAGTCATCACGCCACCTTCGGCAGCCAGCGATTCCAGCATGATGGCACAGGTATTGCCATCCACTTCAGCCTTCAAGGCAGCGCAGTCGTTCCACGTGACGTGCACAAAATCACCCGGCATGGAGCCGAAGCCTTCGCGGATAGCCGGCTGACCCGTCGCAGAAAGTGCGGCATACGTCCTTCCGTGGAAACTGTTCACGAACGTGATTATCTTCTGCCGATTCTTTTCGCCCTTCCGGTCGAAGTACTTACGTGCAAACTTAATTGCACCTTCATTAGCTTCGGTACCGGAGTTGCAGAAGAAGGCCTTATCGAACTTGGTGATTTCAAGGAGGGCCTTGCCGAGATTAATCTGCGGGTAGTTCGGGTAAAGGTTGCTGATGTGGTTGAAGTGGTTCATCTGTTCCACCACCGCATCCTTAATCGCCTGGTTCTGGTGACCGAGCGCGTTCACGGCGATGCCTGCCACGAAGTCCAGGTACTTGTTGCCCTGGTCGTCGTAGAGGTAAGAGCCCTCGCCCTTCACGAAGTTGATGTCTGCCTTGCCGTAGAGCGGCGCGATAATTTGTTTATCCTGTTCGAGCAGGTTAGCGCAAGATTGTGCCATAATTTAAATCTCCATTAATTTGTTTGCCAAAGTGTTCCGCGTCCTTCCAACCCACGATGTGGATGCTCTTGAGTCCTCGTCGGATCGACTTGAAACTCTCGCGGACTTTGGGAATCATACCGCCGGAGATGACGCCAGCCTCGATCAGCTTTTCGGCGTCCGCTTCGCTCAGTTCGGGAATTACATTCTTGTTTTCGTCCATCACGCCCGGCACGTCGCTCACCAGCACAAACTGGTCGGCTTCGAGCGCCACAGCCAGTTCAGATGCAGCCGTGTCGGCGTTCACGTTCCAACTCACGCCGTTGCCGTTAGCATCTGGACCGATTGAAATCGGGCTCACCACGGGAACAAACCCCGCACCCCAGAGCGCGGTCACAATGCCCGGGTTCACCTTCTTGATTTCGCCCACCAGGCCAAGGTCCACCTTGCCCTGCTTCTTGACCACCTGGAACAGGTTCGCATCTACGCCCGAAATACCGACGGCACCGCAACCGTTGTTCAGGAGCATGCGCACCAGCTTCTTGTTCACGTGGCCAGAGAGGGTCATCTCCACCATCTTCATGATACCGGGGGTCGTGACTCGGAGGCCGTCGATGAATGTCGGTTGTTCCTTGAGCAAGGCGATATTCTCGTTGATGTCCTTGCCACCGCCGTGAACCACGGCAACCTGACAGCCACTACCGGGGAGGGTAGAGACTGCCGACACAAAATCAGCCAGCTTGGCTTCGTCGATTGCCAGGCTGCCACCAATTTTTACAACCACTTTTTTCATCGTGTGCGAGTTCCTCTCGTTTTATTTTTACGGAGACAAATTTAGAAAAGTAGACAGTAGGCAGTAGGAAGTAGACAGGAAAAAGCCCTCATTATCCCTTTTTGAATGTTTTTTGTAATTTTTCAACTTTTCCTTTTTTAACAGAACAAGATTTTGTTATATTGCATATATAAATTCAACCTAAGACACAAAGAGGTATATTATGGCAATCACGAAAGTTTGGCTGGACGAATCCAGTGACGAATGCGTCTCCTGCGGCGCTTGCGAAGCTACTTGCGACGCAGTGTTCAGCGTTCCCGAAAAAATGCAGGTGAAGGAAGGCGTTGACTATTCCGCTTACGAAAGCGAAATCAAGGACGCTGCTGACAGCTGCCCGGCCGGCGTTATCAAGTACGAGTAGTAAGTTGCGACGAGAGTCGCCGTCTACCGAAAACTTTTAAAGCTCTGTCTTTTAGACAGAGCTCTTTTTTTATTTGTGAATTAGATCCTTCGACTTCGCGCCACAGCGCTCCGCTCAGGATGACACTTTCTTACTTTGCGTATTTTTCGTATTCGGCTTTGACCCATTCAGCGGAGCGGGCGACCGATTCAATCTTAACTTCGTCGATGGCGCCATTCCAAGTATCGTTCGGCACTTCGGAGCCGCCAATACGGAACGGCAGCGAGGCAGCAACTTTCTTGGGCGTAAACGGAACACCGGCCTTGTTGCTCACGAGTTCGCCGTTAATGTAGAAGTACAGTTTGCCACCTTCGTTAACGAGCACCAGCAGCGACCATTCATTCATAGGCAGCGTGCCACCACGTTCGACATTGCCCTTGGCAAGCCATGCATAGCCATAGCCCGACAAGTCCATGCCATCGCCCACAGCAACAAAGGAACTCGTCATAAATTCATACTGCAGCTGGAACCTGGACAATCCGGCAACCCAGTCTTCACGTTCTGCAAAGAGAAGCTGGTAAATGCCATCGCCACGGTAACCGCTCCACTTGGTCCATGCGCTCATGGTAAAGTCACCTGCACAGGGGTCAATATCGCCCACTTCGACGAACTGACCAACCTTGAGCAGAATGCCCTTGCCCGACACACCTTCCACGTAGTTCACGGAATCGGCGACCGAGCCGTCATTGTTATAGACCTTAGCAACACTATCAGAGCCATCCATGTGGAGGTTCAAGGAAATCGCAAGTTCTTCCGTAGTATCGACAGCGGAAGTATCTTTTGCAGTAGTGTCAGGCGCCACCGGTTCCGGCGTAGCGGTATCTTGCGGAACAGAGATACCATCGGGCACGTTCACCATAATGCCACCGTAAGCGGCGCCACTATAGTAATGGTAATCCGAAATCGTGAGCCAGCCTTCGTTCTTGTTTTCAAGAGACGGAATCTTGAGAGTGTCGCCCACGACAGCCGTCATGAAGTTGAAACGGGCCTGTGACTGATCGCTTTCCACATACACCAGCGAGATTTCGCCCACGGGCATGGATTCAAATGCAAACGAACCATCGGAATTGACGGGAGCGACTTCGCTACGGCCCACAATGCGCATGTAACCGGACTTGGCCTCGGCAACACTGCTTTCGAGTCTGCGCGGGTGACCGACCATCACGAGGGCTGCACCACTATGCTGAATACGGGAAAGGCCTGATTCGGAACCGTTCTCGGCGAACAGCACCACAGAGCGCGTACTGTCAAACTTCAAACTGAAAATACCGTTGTCGTCGGCTTCCACCACCACAGAATCTTCGATGGAGGTTTTATTCCAGTTGTCGTAATAGGCTACCACGCGGGCACGGGCCACGGGTTGATTCGCCTCGGTCACCACGATTCCGCTTGCAATGGAGTTACCGATATCGGTCACGCCACCGGCAGTTTCGTCACTCTTGGAACAAGATGTCAAACCAGCCGC
This region includes:
- a CDS encoding aspartate aminotransferase family protein — protein: MAQSCANLLEQDKQIIAPLYGKADINFVKGEGSYLYDDQGNKYLDFVAGIAVNALGHQNQAIKDAVVEQMNHFNHISNLYPNYPQINLGKALLEITKFDKAFFCNSGTEANEGAIKFARKYFDRKGEKNRQKIITFVNSFHGRTYAALSATGQPAIREGFGSMPGDFVHVTWNDCAALKAEVDGNTCAIMLESLAAEGGVMTLSAEMVQTINSLQKEFGCLVIVDEVQAGVGRLGTFLGFEKYGLNPDLVSLAKGIGGGLPLGAVLLRQKIADQLKAGDHGTTFGGNPIACAAGLAVVKQIPGLLKNVAERSAQLKAGLAALVEKYSFAKEIRGEGLILGVALDESMPVGNIIAAARAEKLMVLSAKGNVLRMLPPLNVSAAECEEALAKLGKAFEAASKAVK
- the argB gene encoding acetylglutamate kinase, whose translation is MKKVVVKIGGSLAIDEAKLADFVSAVSTLPGSGCQVAVVHGGGKDINENIALLKEQPTFIDGLRVTTPGIMKMVEMTLSGHVNKKLVRMLLNNGCGAVGISGVDANLFQVVKKQGKVDLGLVGEIKKVNPGIVTALWGAGFVPVVSPISIGPDANGNGVSWNVNADTAASELAVALEADQFVLVSDVPGVMDENKNVIPELSEADAEKLIEAGVISGGMIPKVRESFKSIRRGLKSIHIVGWKDAEHFGKQINGDLNYGTILR
- a CDS encoding ferredoxin: MAITKVWLDESSDECVSCGACEATCDAVFSVPEKMQVKEGVDYSAYESEIKDAADSCPAGVIKYE
- a CDS encoding LamG domain-containing protein, which encodes MDTLFKYASGVALALFAAGLTSCSKSDETAGGVTDIGNSIASGIVVTEANQPVARARVVAYYDNWNKTSIEDSVVVEADDNGIFSLKFDSTRSVVLFAENGSESGLSRIQHSGAALVMVGHPRRLESSVAEAKSGYMRIVGRSEVAPVNSDGSFAFESMPVGEISLVYVESDQSQARFNFMTAVVGDTLKIPSLENKNEGWLTISDYHYYSGAAYGGIMVNVPDGISVPQDTATPEPVAPDTTAKDTSAVDTTEELAISLNLHMDGSDSVAKVYNNDGSVADSVNYVEGVSGKGILLKVGQFVEVGDIDPCAGDFTMSAWTKWSGYRGDGIYQLLFAEREDWVAGLSRFQLQYEFMTSSFVAVGDGMDLSGYGYAWLAKGNVERGGTLPMNEWSLLVLVNEGGKLYFYINGELVSNKAGVPFTPKKVAASLPFRIGGSEVPNDTWNGAIDEVKIESVARSAEWVKAEYEKYAK